From Nocardioides faecalis:
CGGCTCGTCGGCTACTACCTCGACCTCACCCCCGAGATGGAGGCGGAGAGCAGCGCCGCCGCCGACGCCGCCGTGGCGGCCTCCGCCAAGGCCCGCGACACGATCGAACAGGCCAAGGGCATCCTCATGCTCGGCTACGGGCTCGACGCCGACGCCGCGTTCGCGATGCTCAAGTGGTGGTCGCGCAACCGCAACGTCAAGGTGCGCGAGGTCGCGGACCGCCTCATCCAGGTCGCGCGCGAGGGACACGTCAGCCACCCCGGCCTGCGCCGCCTGCTCGACGGGCTGCTCGACGACCTCACCTCGCGGCAGGTCACCTAGGCCTCACTCGCTGGCCGCCGGCTGCTGTGCGCCACCCGTCGGCCGCTGCTCTGGTGGACAGCAGGCGACCGGGGTCACCGCGCCCGGTCCGGGTACCGCCCGGCCATGAGCGACGACATCCAGTTCCCCGCCCAGCAGCAGACCCCGCCCGGCCTGACCGGCGAGATGGACCCCGTGCCCGATCACGGCGAGGACAGCTACACCGGTCACGGCAGGTTGACCGACCGCGCCGCCCTGGTCACCGGTGGCGACTCCGGCATCGGCCGTGCCGTCGCCCTCGCCTACGCCCGCGAGGGCGCCGACGTGGCGTTCACCTACCTGCCCGAGGAGGAGGCGGACGCCGAGGTGACCGCCCGGCTGGTCACCGAGGCCGGCCGCACCGCGGTGCCGATGGCGCTCGACCTGACCGCCCGCGATGCCTGCGACTCAGCCGTGCAGCAGACCGTCGACGCCCTCGGCGGCCTCGACATCCTGGTCAACAACGCGGGCTTCCAGATGGCGCGCCAGCTCGAGCTCACCGACCTCGACGACGAGCGCATCGACCGCACCTTCAAGACCAACCTGTACGCCGCCCTGTGGCTGGCACGCGCCGCCACCCCGCACCTGCGCAAGCGGCCCGGCTGCATCATCAACAACACCTCCATCCAGGCCTACGAGCCGTCCACCACGCTGCTGGACTACGCCGCCACCAAGGCTGCGCTCAACAACCTCACCGTCAACCTCGCCGCCTCCCTGGGCAGCGACGGCATCCGGGTGAACGCGGTCGCGCCGGGCCCGATCTGGACGCCCCTGCAGCCGGCCACCCAGCTGCCGGAGAAGATCGAGAAGTTCGGCACCGAGACCCCGCTGGGCCGCGCCGGCCAGCCGGCGGAGGTTGCGCCGGCGTTCGTCTTCCTCGCCTCCGACGCCGACGCGTCGTACATCTCGGGGACGGTGCTCGGGGTCACCGGCGGGAAGCCGGTCTTCTAGGCGCCGACCCCGCGAACGGTGCCCGGAAGCCACGGATGGGCCGTGAGGTGAGGGGTATCGCAGGCCCATGACCAGCACCACCACCGCCGGTGAGGCGATGTCCGCCGAGCCGGTCGACTTCGACGGCCTCCGGATCGCCTGGGACCCCCGGGTCCTGCGGCCCCGTCCGTGGACCGCCGAGCAGGGCCGGTGGGCCGCCGAGGTGGCCGAGAGCGCCCCGGCCGGCCCGATCCTGGAGCTGTGCGCCGGGGCCGGGCAGATCGGCCTGGTGGCCGCCCGGGACTCCGGGAGGGTCCTGGTGCAGGTCGACCGCGACCCCGTGGCCGTGGGCTACGCCCGGGCCAATGCCGCCGCGGCAGGGCTGGACGCCGAGGTGCGCTGTGCGTCGCTGGACGCGGCGCTGCGCCCCGAGGAGCGGTTCGGCGTCGTGGTCGCGGACCCGCCCTGGCTGCGCAGCGACGAGCTGACGCAGTTCCCCGAGGACCCCACCGGGGCCGTCGACGGGGGCGCCGACGGGTTCGGGCTGATCCGGCAGTGCCTCGAGGTCGGGGTCGCCCACCTCGCCCCGGGTGGCGCACTGCTGCTGCAGGTCGGCCCCGACCAGGTCGCGCAGGTGTCCGAGCACGTCCGAGAAGCGTTGCCGCGCCACCGGGTGGCCGCGGTGCGCACCTACCCAAGAGGAGCGATCGTGATGGTCACAGACCAGTCCCACCCCGGGCCCGGCAAGGGCGACGAGAACGACGACGAGAAGCAGGACGGCCAGCAGAGCGAGGGCCAGGTCTCCGAGGTCAGTGCGATGCGCGACCCCGACGAGCCGATCTCACCGTCGGACGCGGTCGCCGGCTCGCCGGACAACGAGAAGGAGGGCGACCTGCAGGAGGGCGCCGCCGGCCCGAACGCCCGCACCGGGAACGAGGACCCGGACAAGCGGTGAGCGAAGGGCAGCACGGCGAGGACCCGATCCGGCGGCTCACCCCGGACGAGCCGGTCGACCCCGACCAGAAGGAGCTCGGCGCCGACGTGCCCGTAGCGGAGGAGTACCTCCCCGAGGACGCCGACCCCGAGGCCCCTGCCGACGTGCCCGGCACGGGTGACGACGAGCTCTACCCGCGCGCGGACGAGAGCGGTCCCGACGAGGGCGGCCCCGACGAGGACCTGTCCGGTGCGGCCGACGAGCAGGATCGACCGTGACGGCGCCCGAGATCGTGGCGCCGGGCGCGCGTGCGAGGTGCTCCACCTCGCCCTGATCGCCGCGACGGCGGTCGCGGTGGCCTCCATCGCCCTGTGGGCCGCGGTCGCCTCGTCATGAGGTGCCGCGTGCGATGAGAGGCAGCCCGGCCGTCGTCGCGGTCCCGGCCCTCCGCCCGGCCCGCGACCCGGCTCTCTGCGTGCGCGGGTACCTGGCGTGTTGCCTGCGCAAGGCCGGGTAGCGCAGGCAAGAGGAGACGAACGCTTCGCTCGAGGAGGAGCCATGCCGGCTGACAAGCACGGTCCCGGGATCAAGAACCCCGACGTCTACGAGGAGCTGCGCTCCGACGGCGCGAGCAAGGAGAAGGCCGCCCGGATCTCCAACGCCATGGCGTCCGAGGGTGCCTCGAAGGTCGGGCGGCGCGGCGGGAAGTCACCGGCCTACGAGGAGTGGACCGTCGCCGAGCTCCGCCAGCGCGCCGCCGAGCTGGACGTGGAGGGCCGCTCCTACATGCGCAAGGACCGGCTCATCGACGCCCTGCGCAATCACTGACCGGGCAACCACTGGGGGTCCTGTCGGACTCTCGCGGCTCACACCCAGCGGGAGAACCAGATCCGGTCCAGCCACTCGCTGTGGGTGAGCATCTGGTTGGTCAGGATCGGCCAGAACCAGGCGAAGTTCACCAGCACCAGCACCACGAACGCCCCGCCGACGACCACCCCGACGGTCCGTCTCGAAGACGGCAGCCGGGACCCCCCGATCAGGGTGCCGATGGACAACGCCAGCGCCAGCACCAGGAACGGCAGCGTGGCGATCGCGTAGAAGATGAAGATCGGCCGGTCGTCGTACATCATCCACGGCAGCCACGTGGACAGCGTGCCGACCACCGCCACGCCGTAGCGCCAGTCGCGGGCGCCGATCCACATCACCGCCGCGAACAGCAGCGCGACGAAACCGCCCCACCACAGCACCGGGGTCGGGATGAGCAGCACCTGCTTGATGCAGTCGCTGCCGGCGGGGGCGTCGCAGCCCGGCTCGGACGGCGGGATGTCGTTGGTGACCGCGACCCCCACCGGCCGGTTGACCAGCAGCCAGCTGGACGGCTTCGAGGCGTAGAAGTGCGTCGAGCAGTTCAGGAAGTGGGTGTGGAACGTGTAGACGTCCTGGTGGTAGTACCAGAGCGAGCGCAGCGACTGCCACGCCTCGGCCAGCCCCTTGGCGTCCGGCTCGTCGGCGGTCGGCCAGCGCCGGTCGGTGTCGAGGTCGGTGGCGACGTAGGAGTCGTCGTCCTCGGCGCAGTGACCCTGCCCGGTGTACTGGCGGTACTGCGTGGCGCTCAGCTGCTCCTCGTACTCGTTCGCGTGCGCCAGCCAGCCGCCCCAGGTCGCGATGTAGACCATCGCCGCCACCACGACCAGGTGCACGAAGGCGGGCAGCCCGTCGGCGATCGCGCCCTTGACCAGCGGCCACCGCACGCCCAGGGAGCGCCGGGCACCCGAGCTCCAGATCCAGCACAGCACGCCGAACGCGGCCAGCGGGTAGACCGCCGCCCACTTCGTGCCGGCCGCCAACCCGAACCAGACCCCGGCGGCGAGCAGCCACGGCCGGAACAGGATCCGCCGGCCCCACGCCCCCGGCGGGTACGACGCCCCCGAGCCCACCCCGCGCGCGAGCCGGGCGCGGTGCCAGTCCCGGTCGGCCACCAGGCAGGAGACGGCCAACAGCAGGAACAGCGCCAAGAAGATGTCGAGCAGCGCCAAGCGGGAGAGCACGAAGTGCAACCCGTCCAGCATCAGCAGCAGGCCCGCGATGCAACCCAGCGCGGTGGATCCGGTCATCCGGCGCACCAGGCGGCACATCACCAGCACCATCAGCGCACCCGCGACGGCGGCGGCGATCCGCCAGCCGAAGGGGTTCATGCCGAACGCCTGCTCGCCGAGCGCGATCAGCCACTTGCCCACGTCGGGGTGCACGGCCAGCGACGGCTCGCCGGTCCACACGTCGCTGGTGTAGCCGGCGAGGATGTCGTCGTTGATCTCGTTGTCGGGGTTGCCGTCGGCGTCGGTGCGGTAGGTCTGCGCGAAGCCGTTGTTGAGCAGCGACCACGCGTCCTTGGCGTAGTAGGTCTCGTCGAAGGCGAAGCGGGCCGGGTTGCCCAGCCCGACGAGGCGGAAGCCGAGCGCCAGCAGCGTCAGCGCCAACGGGCACAGCCAGCCGATCAGCCGCTCGCGACGGCTCAGCCCGTGCAGGGGGCCGAGGGCGCGCTGCACGGCGAGCGGGACGCGGGCGCCGGAGGCGGTGCGGGACAGCCCGACGAGCCGCTCGGCAGGCTCGGCCCGCTCGGGCCGCTCGGCCTCGTCCACGACGCTCACGGACGCGAAGCCTACGCGGCGGGCCCACGGTCGCGGCGTGACGTGGAGCGGCTGCAATGATCGACGGTGTGAGTGGAGTCCTCGTGCTGGCCGGAACCCCGATCGGGCAGGTCGCTGACGCGCCGCCCCGGCTGGCGGCCGAGCTCGCCGCCGCCGACGTGGTCGCCGCCGAGGACACCCGCCGGCTGCGCCGCCTGGTCGGCGACCTCGGCGTCGAGGTGCCCGGGCGGGTCGTCTCCTACTTCGAGGGCAACGAGGTGGCCCGCACGCCGGGCCTGCTCGAGGCGCTGCAGGCCGGGGAGCGGGTGGTGCTGGTCACCGACGCCGGCATGCCCAGCGTCTCCGACCCCGGCTACCGGCTCGTCGCGGCCGCCGTGCAGGCGGGGATCCGGGTCACCGCCGTGCCGGGGCCCTCCGCCGTGCTCACCGCCCTGGCCGTGTCCGGCCTGCCCGTGGACCGGTTCTGCTTCGAGGGCTTCCTGCCCCGCAAGCCCGGTGAGCGTGCCCGGCGCCTGGCGGAGGTCGCCGCCGAGACCCGGACACTGGTCTACTTCGAGGCGCCGCACCGCACGCTCGCCGCGCTGGAGGCGATGCGGGAGGCGTTCGGCGCCGACCGGTCCGCGGCGGTGTGCCGTGAGCTGACCAAGACGCACGAGGAGGTCCGGCGCGGCCCCCTCGCCGACCTCGTCGCATGGGCCGCGGACGGCATCCGCGGCGAGGTCACCATCGTGGTCGCCGGCGCCAGCGGCGGCCCCGACGTCGCGGGCGACCCAGAGAGCCTGCGCGCCGCCGTCGCCGAGCTGGAGGAGGAAGGGATGCGACGCAAGGAGGCGATCGCCGCGGTCGCCGTACGAGCCGGACTGCCCAAGCGTGAGGTCTACCAGGTGGTGCACATCGATGACTGAGCCCCCGAACGAAGCCCCGAGCCAGGCCCCGGACGAGCCCACGGGCTCCGAGCACCGGATCACCTCGGTGAGCCGCGCCGGACTCACCTTCGACGTCCACGACTCCGGCCCGGCCGACGGGGAGGTGGTCGTGCTGCTGCACGGCTTCCCCGAGCGCGCCACCTGCTGGACGTACGTCGCGCCGCAGCTGAACGCCGCCGGCTACCGCACCCTCGCGATGGACCAGCGCGGCTACTCCCGCGGTGCGCGGCCCACCCGGCGCCGCGACTACCGCACCGGGGACCTCGCCCGCGACGTCGTGGCCCTCATCGACGCCGCGGTGGGCCCGGACGGCACCGTCCACCTCGTGGGCCACGACTGGGGCGCGATCGTCGCCTGGAGCCTGGCCCAGCACCACGGCCTGCGGCTGCGCAGCCTCACCGCCGTCTCGGTGCCGCACCCCCAGGCGTTCGTCTCCGCGGTCAAGCACTCACCGCAGCTGCTGCGCTCGTGGTACATGGGCTTCTTCCAGCTGCCCGTGCTGCCCGAGCTGCTCGGCGCCCACACCGGGCGGGTGGAGGCGATGCTCGCCTCCTCCGGCATGACCGAGGGCGACCTGGCCCGCTACCGCCGCGAGGTCGTCGAGGACGGCGCGCTGCCCACGGCGCTGAACTGGTACCGAGCGCTCCCGCTGACCGACCCGCGCAGCGCCCGGGCCCGGGTCCGCGTGCCCACCACGATGGTGTGGAGCGACGGCGACACCGCGATCGACCGGTGGGGCCCGGCGAACAGCGGACGCTGGGTCGACGCGCCGTTCACCTACGTCGAGCTGCCGGGGGTCACGCACTGGATTCCCAGCCAGGCGCCGGACCTGCTGGCCTCGGTGATCCTGGAGCGGGTGGGCGCGCAGTGAGCTCCTCGGCTCGTGCCGGCGGCGAGCGGCCGCCGGCACCCGAGCCGCTGCCGCACCCCGTCGTCGACAACCACTGCCACCTCGACATCGGTCGCGACGGCCAGGTGTGGGACGCGGCCGAGGCGATCGTCGCGGCCGCCGAGGTGGGCGTGACCCGCATCGTGCAGATCGGCTGCGACCTG
This genomic window contains:
- a CDS encoding SDR family oxidoreductase; its protein translation is MSDDIQFPAQQQTPPGLTGEMDPVPDHGEDSYTGHGRLTDRAALVTGGDSGIGRAVALAYAREGADVAFTYLPEEEADAEVTARLVTEAGRTAVPMALDLTARDACDSAVQQTVDALGGLDILVNNAGFQMARQLELTDLDDERIDRTFKTNLYAALWLARAATPHLRKRPGCIINNTSIQAYEPSTTLLDYAATKAALNNLTVNLAASLGSDGIRVNAVAPGPIWTPLQPATQLPEKIEKFGTETPLGRAGQPAEVAPAFVFLASDADASYISGTVLGVTGGKPVF
- a CDS encoding methyltransferase, whose protein sequence is MTSTTTAGEAMSAEPVDFDGLRIAWDPRVLRPRPWTAEQGRWAAEVAESAPAGPILELCAGAGQIGLVAARDSGRVLVQVDRDPVAVGYARANAAAAGLDAEVRCASLDAALRPEERFGVVVADPPWLRSDELTQFPEDPTGAVDGGADGFGLIRQCLEVGVAHLAPGGALLLQVGPDQVAQVSEHVREALPRHRVAAVRTYPRGAIVMVTDQSHPGPGKGDENDDEKQDGQQSEGQVSEVSAMRDPDEPISPSDAVAGSPDNEKEGDLQEGAAGPNARTGNEDPDKR
- a CDS encoding DUF7218 family protein, coding for MPADKHGPGIKNPDVYEELRSDGASKEKAARISNAMASEGASKVGRRGGKSPAYEEWTVAELRQRAAELDVEGRSYMRKDRLIDALRNH
- a CDS encoding dolichyl-phosphate-mannose--protein mannosyltransferase — encoded protein: MSVVDEAERPERAEPAERLVGLSRTASGARVPLAVQRALGPLHGLSRRERLIGWLCPLALTLLALGFRLVGLGNPARFAFDETYYAKDAWSLLNNGFAQTYRTDADGNPDNEINDDILAGYTSDVWTGEPSLAVHPDVGKWLIALGEQAFGMNPFGWRIAAAVAGALMVLVMCRLVRRMTGSTALGCIAGLLLMLDGLHFVLSRLALLDIFLALFLLLAVSCLVADRDWHRARLARGVGSGASYPPGAWGRRILFRPWLLAAGVWFGLAAGTKWAAVYPLAAFGVLCWIWSSGARRSLGVRWPLVKGAIADGLPAFVHLVVVAAMVYIATWGGWLAHANEYEEQLSATQYRQYTGQGHCAEDDDSYVATDLDTDRRWPTADEPDAKGLAEAWQSLRSLWYYHQDVYTFHTHFLNCSTHFYASKPSSWLLVNRPVGVAVTNDIPPSEPGCDAPAGSDCIKQVLLIPTPVLWWGGFVALLFAAVMWIGARDWRYGVAVVGTLSTWLPWMMYDDRPIFIFYAIATLPFLVLALALSIGTLIGGSRLPSSRRTVGVVVGGAFVVLVLVNFAWFWPILTNQMLTHSEWLDRIWFSRWV
- the rsmI gene encoding 16S rRNA (cytidine(1402)-2'-O)-methyltransferase, coding for MIDGVSGVLVLAGTPIGQVADAPPRLAAELAAADVVAAEDTRRLRRLVGDLGVEVPGRVVSYFEGNEVARTPGLLEALQAGERVVLVTDAGMPSVSDPGYRLVAAAVQAGIRVTAVPGPSAVLTALAVSGLPVDRFCFEGFLPRKPGERARRLAEVAAETRTLVYFEAPHRTLAALEAMREAFGADRSAAVCRELTKTHEEVRRGPLADLVAWAADGIRGEVTIVVAGASGGPDVAGDPESLRAAVAELEEEGMRRKEAIAAVAVRAGLPKREVYQVVHIDD
- a CDS encoding alpha/beta fold hydrolase, with amino-acid sequence MTEPPNEAPSQAPDEPTGSEHRITSVSRAGLTFDVHDSGPADGEVVVLLHGFPERATCWTYVAPQLNAAGYRTLAMDQRGYSRGARPTRRRDYRTGDLARDVVALIDAAVGPDGTVHLVGHDWGAIVAWSLAQHHGLRLRSLTAVSVPHPQAFVSAVKHSPQLLRSWYMGFFQLPVLPELLGAHTGRVEAMLASSGMTEGDLARYRREVVEDGALPTALNWYRALPLTDPRSARARVRVPTTMVWSDGDTAIDRWGPANSGRWVDAPFTYVELPGVTHWIPSQAPDLLASVILERVGAQ